The Euphorbia lathyris chromosome 2, ddEupLath1.1, whole genome shotgun sequence genome includes a window with the following:
- the LOC136219035 gene encoding F-box/FBD/LRR-repeat protein At4g26340-like isoform X2, whose product MDMNMPVLKDEQCIECTCVDIIDRISKFPDEILGKILSYLPTKEAVATSVLSKRWEHLWTLTSDLDFSDNWLMQYKDENDRMIKMMSFLKYVDRVIFYHCGMDIRKCDMSFYSEYVASSVYNWIFAMITCNVQQLSLCCFEYKRGTYYQLPWMLFSSNTLVVLRISGTFVINLPTDVCLPCLKLLQIEYSDFVDDVSMERLFSSCPVLEELTIRGMKNGLKIMNISVPSLKRLTISVGLFTTVQTNINAPYLEYVEIHHGEENAPRRYSVNFTSSLIHAKLEGFDIYLLNAISQVECLTLTANDTSLEDIIHNSTLPIFKNLKTLKLLVGDGWPSPTNWRVLPNLLHSSPNLQVLIFPKGLVTHTLDQEDYNRFYWLHPEIVPECLSMNLKIIEIFEFVGLQDELQLLNYFLEFGRVLEKIIIHSENPMMEKKVEGGLRTSCSTCQVIFTN is encoded by the exons CCAACAAAAGAAGCCGTGGCCACCTCTGTTTTGTCCAAAAGATGGGAACATCTTTGGACATTAACCTCAGATCTTGATTTTTCTGATAATTGGCTAATGCAGTATAAAGATGAAAATGATCGCATGATTAAGATGATGTCCTTCCTGAAATATGTGGATAGGGTTATCTTTTATCATTGCGGAATGGACATACGAAAATGCGATATGTCATTTTACAGCGAATATGTTGCCTCTAGTGTCTATAACTGGATTTTTGCTATGATAACTTGCAATGTCCAACAATTATCTCTTTGCTGTTTTGAATACAAGCGCGGAACTTATTATCAACTTCCTTGGATGCTTTTTTCCTCCAACACTTTAGTGGTTTTGCGAATTTCTGGAACTTTTGTCATTAACTTGCCTACAGATGTTTGTTTACCATGCCTTAAACTCCTTCAAATTGAATATTCCGATTTTGTGGATGATGTTTCCATGGAAAGACTCTTCTCTAGTTGCCCAGTACTCGAAGAATTAACCATTCGTGGAATGAAGAATGGTCTGAAAATTATGAATATTTCTGTACCTTCTTTGAAAAGATTGACCATTTCAGTCGGACTTTTTACTACTGTTCAGACTAACATTAATGCTCCGTACCTAGAGTATGTAGAGATACATCACGGTGAAGAGAATGCACCAAGGAGATATTCTGTCAATTTCACATCCTCCTTAATACATGCAAAACTTGAAGGTTTTGATATTTACCTACTCAATGCAATCTCTCAAGTTGAATGTTTAACTCTTACAGCAAATGATACG AGTCTCGAAGACATTATTCATAATTCAACCTTGCCTATATttaaaaatctgaagacactgAAGCTTCTTGTCGGAGATGGATGGCCATCACCAACTAATTGGAGAGTGTTGCCTAACTTGCTCCACTCTTCACCAAATCTACAAGTTCTTATCTTTCCTAAA GGACTTGTGACTCATACCTTAGACCAGGAAGATTACAACCGCTTCTATTGGCTACATCCAGAAATCGTACCCGAATGTTTGAGCATGAATCTTAAGATAATTGAAATATTCGAATTTGTGGGGTTGCAAGATGAGCTACAGCTTCTGAACTATTTTCTAGAGTTTGGGAGAGTATTGGAGAAAATTATAATCCACAGTGAAAATCCAATGATGGAGAAGAAAGTTGAAGGGGGCTTGAGAACAAGTTGTAGCACTTGTCAAGTTATTTTCAC